The Lemur catta isolate mLemCat1 chromosome 8, mLemCat1.pri, whole genome shotgun sequence genome has a segment encoding these proteins:
- the AMMECR1L gene encoding AMMECR1-like protein isoform X2 yields the protein MGKRRCVPPLEPKLAAGCCGVKKPKLSGSGTHSHGNQSTTVPGSSSGPLQNHQHVDSSSGRENVSDLTLGPGNSPITRMNPASGALSPLPRPNGTANTTKNLVVTAEMCCYCFDVLYCHLYGFPQPRLPRFTNDPYPLFVTWKTGRDKRLRGCIGTFSAMNLHSGLREYTLTSALKDSRFPPLTREELPKLFCSVSLLTNFEDASDYLDWEVGVHGIRIEFINEKGVKRTATYLPEVAKEQDWDQIQTIDSLLRKGGFKAPITSEFRKTIKLTRYRSEKVTISYAEYIASRQHCFQNGTLHAPPLYNHYS from the exons ATGGGAAAAAGACGTTGTGTTCCTCCACTGGAGCCCAAGTTGGCAGCAGGCTGTTGTGGGGTCAAGAAACCCAAATTATCTGGAAGTGGAACGCACAGTCACGGGAACCAGTCCACAACTGTCCCCGGCTCTAGTTCAGGACCTCTTCAAAACCACCAGCATGTGGACAGCAGCAGTGGACGGGAGAATGTGTCAGACTTAACTCTGGGACCTGGAAACTCTCCCATCACACGAATGAATCCCGCATCGGGAGCGCTGAGCCCTCTTCCCCGGCCCAATGGAACTGCCAACACCACTAAGAATCTGGTGGTGACTGCAGAGATGTGCTGCTACTGCTTTGACGTACTCTACTGTCACCTCTATGGCTTCCCACAGCCACGACTTCCTAGATTCACCAATGACCCCTA tcCGCTCTTTGTGACATGGAAGACAGGGCGGGACAAGCGGCTTCGTGGCTGCATTGGGACCTTCTCAGCCATGAATCTTCATTCAGGACTCAGGGAATACACGTTAACCAG TGCACTTAAGGACAGCCGATTTCCCCCCCTGACCCGAGAGGAGCTGCCTAAGCTTTTCTGCTCTGTCTCCCTCCTTACTAACTTTGAGGATGCCAGTGATTACCTGGACTGGGAG GTAGGGGTCCATGGGATTCGAATTGAATTCATCAATGAAAAAGGTGTTAAACGTACAGCCACATACTTACCTGAGGTTGCTAAGGAACAAG ACTGGGATCAGATTCAGACAATAGACTCCTTGCTCAGGAAAGGTGGCTTTAAGGCTCCAATTACCAGTGAATTCAGAAAAACGATCAAACTCACCAG GTACCGGAGTGAGAAGGTGACAATCAGCTATGCAGAATATATTGCTTCTCGACAGCACTGTTTCCAGAATGGCACTCTTCATGCCCCGCCCCTCTACAATCATTACTCCTGA
- the AMMECR1L gene encoding AMMECR1-like protein isoform X1, producing MGKRRCVPPLEPKLAAGCCGVKKPKLSGSGTHSHGNQSTTVPGSSSGPLQNHQHVDSSSGRENVSDLTLGPGNSPITRMNPASGALSPLPRPNGTANTTKNLVVTAEMCCYCFDVLYCHLYGFPQPRLPRFTNDPYPLFVTWKTGRDKRLRGCIGTFSAMNLHSGLREYTLTSALKDSRFPPLTREELPKLFCSVSLLTNFEDASDYLDWEVGVHGIRIEFINEKGVKRTATYLPEVAKEQENRTPRSHQTEGRPKECKL from the exons ATGGGAAAAAGACGTTGTGTTCCTCCACTGGAGCCCAAGTTGGCAGCAGGCTGTTGTGGGGTCAAGAAACCCAAATTATCTGGAAGTGGAACGCACAGTCACGGGAACCAGTCCACAACTGTCCCCGGCTCTAGTTCAGGACCTCTTCAAAACCACCAGCATGTGGACAGCAGCAGTGGACGGGAGAATGTGTCAGACTTAACTCTGGGACCTGGAAACTCTCCCATCACACGAATGAATCCCGCATCGGGAGCGCTGAGCCCTCTTCCCCGGCCCAATGGAACTGCCAACACCACTAAGAATCTGGTGGTGACTGCAGAGATGTGCTGCTACTGCTTTGACGTACTCTACTGTCACCTCTATGGCTTCCCACAGCCACGACTTCCTAGATTCACCAATGACCCCTA tcCGCTCTTTGTGACATGGAAGACAGGGCGGGACAAGCGGCTTCGTGGCTGCATTGGGACCTTCTCAGCCATGAATCTTCATTCAGGACTCAGGGAATACACGTTAACCAG TGCACTTAAGGACAGCCGATTTCCCCCCCTGACCCGAGAGGAGCTGCCTAAGCTTTTCTGCTCTGTCTCCCTCCTTACTAACTTTGAGGATGCCAGTGATTACCTGGACTGGGAG GTAGGGGTCCATGGGATTCGAATTGAATTCATCAATGAAAAAGGTGTTAAACGTACAGCCACATACTTACCTGAGGTTGCTAAGGAACAAG AAAACAGGACTCCTAGAAGTCATCAAACTGAAGGAAGGCCAAAGGAATGCAAGTTGTAG